The Paenibacillus sp. RC334 nucleotide sequence GTTTTTGGTCTGACATTTTTTCAACTCCTTAACATCATAGGAGAGCGCGTTTTACCGCAACCCCCGCTACACTTTTGGAATGCTTTCGTCCAATCCGCTCTATATTAATACATTGCAAGACGGCGCATCGCTTCCTTAACCTTATCTTTGTTCAACATATAAAACTTCTCCATCGGCGGGCTGATCGGCATTGCAGGCACGTCTGGAGCGCACAAGCGCTCAATCGGCGCATCCAGCTCGAACAGACATTCCTCATTAATAATAGCGGATACCTCGGCACCGATGCCGCCCGTTTTGTTGTCTTCATGCACGATGAGTACCTTGCCTGTATGCTTTGCAGCTTCAATAATGGCCTGACGGTCTAAGGGCTGGAGTGTGCGCAAATCCACAACATGTGCGGTAATACCCTCTTCCTTCTCCAGCTCCTCAGCAGCCTGCATAACAAAATGTAGCGGTTGGCTGTACCCGATGACCGTAATATCGTCACCTTCACGCAGCAAATTGGCTTTACCAATCGGAACGATGTAATCATCATCAGGTACTTCACCCTTGATGAGCTTGTAGGATTTTTTGTTTTCAAAAAACAACACTGGATCAGGGTCACGAATGGCTGCCTTCAGCAATCCTTTGGCGTCATAAGGTGTAAAAGGCGCTACAATTTTCAGACCCGGTGTGCCAAAAAAGATAGATTCCGGACACTGTGAGTGATATAAGCCGCCAAAGATCCCCCCACCGATGGGCGCACGGATTACAATAGGGCAACTCCAATCGTTGTTAGAGCGATAGCGAATTTTAGCTGCTTCACTAATAATCTGATTGGTTGCCGGAAGCATGAAGTCCGAGTATTGCATTTCGGCAATTGGCTTCATTCCGTACATGGCCGCACCAATCGCAACTCCGGCAATAGCCGACTCTGCCAATGGCGTATCCAAGACACGCTGCTCACCGAATTGATCCATAAGACCCTTGGTGGTCGTAAAGACACCACCCTTAACACCAACATCCTCACCTAACACAAAAACCGTTTCATCCTTCTCCATTTCTTCCTTCATGGCAAGACGAATCGCATCAATATATTCCATAACCGCCATAATTACCGGCCCTCCCCATCGCTGTCAGCATAAACATGCAGTAGCGTATCTTCGGGCTTCGGAAAAGGCGCATTATCCGCATATTCAATCGCTTCCTTGACCTCGAGCAGCAGCTCAGCAGACAAATCCGCGTCCTTGGCCTCATCCCAAATGCCGCATTCCAGCAAATAATTTTTCATACGGGCAACGCCGTCCTTGGCCCAGTTCTCATCCACTTCCTCTTTGGTCCGGTAAGCCAGATCATTATCCGAGGTAGAGTGAGGAGACAGGCGGTACATCATCGCTTCAATAAGCGTTGGCCCCTCGCCACGAATAGCACGTTCACGCGCTTCCTTGACGGCTGCATACACTGCCAGCGCATCGTTACCATCGACCCGAATCCCAGGGAATCCGTATCCCAAAGCACGGTCGCTCACCTTGCCTGCCATTTGCTTATGAACCGGAACTGATATCGCATATTGATTGTTTTCACACATAATGATAACTGGCAGCTTCTGCACACCTGCAAAGTTACAGCCTTCGTGAAAATCCCCCTGGTTGCTGGAGCCTTCACCAAATGTAACGAACGATACAAAATCCTTCTTCTGCATCTTGGCAGCCAGCGCTACACCCACTGCGTGTGGAACCTGCGTCGTCACCGGACTGGAGCCTGTCACAATACGCAGCCGTTTACTGCCGAAATGACCGGGCATCTGCCGGCCACCGCTGTTGGGATCATCCGCCTTGGCAAATTGCGACAGCATCAGTTCGCGTGGCGTCATACCAACCGCAAGTACGAATCCGTAATCCCGGTAATAGGGAAGAAAATAGTCCTTCTCCCGGTCCAGTGCAAAAGCCGCACCTACTTGTGCCGCCTCCTGCCCAATGCCGGAAACGTGAAAATTAATTTTCCCTGCCCGTTGCAGGAGCATGTTGCGCTCGTCAAATCTTCTTGCGAGCAGCATATATCTGTACATGTCAATAACTTGTCCGTGAGTCAGTCCCAGCTGTTCATGTCTGAAGCCAGCGTCTACAGCGCCTTTTGAACTCATTGAGGCACCTCCTTAAGTGTCAAACATCCTACTACCAGCACCTAGTACCATCTTGTCTTAAAACCTGGTACTAAACTCTGGCTAACTCCATTATAATCCTTTTCTCCCCAAAAAGAAAAGCACCGATTTATTTGAATTATTTAAATCCCTATCGCCTGTCCATCAACCGCCAGCATCGCTTCTCCCAAAATCTCCGACAATGTTGGATGCGGATGAGCCAGCTGTCCGACTTCCCACGGCGTAGCATCCAACAGCTGCGCAAGAGCCGCCTCGCTGATGAGATCCGTTACATGCGTACCGATCATATGTACACCGAGAATATCATTTGTTTTCTCATCGGCAATCACTTTAACGAAGCCGTCCCGACTACCGTACACCAGCGATTTTGCGATAGCTTGAAAAGGGAACTTCCCTGTCTTCACCTGATGTCCACGCTCACGGGCTTCTTGCTCCGTCAAGCCGACACTCGCTGCCTCAGGACGTGTATAAATACAACGCGGAATCAGATAATTCGGTATGCTGTGAACCACTTCGCCCGCCAGATGATGGACCGCCAGCAGCCCTTCATGGCTCGCTGCATGCGCCAGTTGTAAGCCCCCGATGCAATCCCCGATCGCATAAATATGCGGCTCATTCGTCTGCAAATGCTCGTTAACCGATATAAAGCCACGCTCTACTCGGATATCCGTATTTTCCAGCCCGATATTTTCCACATTCGCCTGACGACCTACCGAAATAAGCAGCTTGGAAGCGCTGATTGTTTCGGTTTCGTCCCCCTTTTGCACGTCAATCTGTACGCCTTCCTCATCCTTACCGTACGTTTCAGCCAGCACTTGCGAGCCCGTCAGCACCTTGACTCCACGCTTGGTTAACAGGCGCTGCATTTCACGCGAAACGTCCTCGTCCTCGGTTGGAATAAGCCGATTCGCCGCCTCAACCACCGTAACCTCCACGCCAAAATCGTTCAGCATGGAAGCCCATTCCACGCCAATAACGCCACCACCTACGATAATCAGGGAAGCGGGCAGTTCTTCCATCGTCAACGCTTCGTCACTGCTCAAAATAAATTCGCCATCCGGCTCCAATCCGGGCAGTACACGCGGTCGTGATCCCGTTGCAATAATAAGATGGGCAGGAACAATCGTCTCCATCTCGCCATCTTCCAGCTCCACGGCAACTGCACCGCTTTTTGGTGAAAAAATCGACGGCCCAATTACGCGTCCTTTGCCGCTCAGCACCGTGATTTTATTTTTACGCATCAAAAATTGCACGCCCTGATGTAGCTGCTCCACAACGGCTTCCTTGCGCTCTTGTACCTTAGGGAAAACAAGTTGCGCTCCCGAGGTCTCAATGCCGTATTGCGCACTTTCCTTAATCGTCGCATATACTTCCGCACTGCGCAGCAAAGCCTTGCTCGGGATACATCCACGATGCAGACAGGTTCCACCTAGTTTGTCCTTTTCAATAATAACGACTTCCTTGCCGAGCTGGGCTGCACGAATTGCTGCCACATATCCCCCGGTTCCTCCGCCCAAAATTGCAACATCACAATGTATAGTCATGCTTCTCCTCCATTAACATTGATTATATATAGCTTATTGTACTCTCTTTATTTCTCTGTACAAAATATAGTGTTATGCATAGACTACAGGCTGTCTAACAACCTGCAGCATATCATTCATATAAGGCATCCCGTAATTTGGTAGACATCCTTGACGTTTGGGCTGATTTGGCCCGTAGTGCTTTGCGAAACGATTCATTTTGCTTGCGCAGAAGATCAAGCTCCGTCTCCAGCTCCGTGATCAACTCTTGTGCCTGTGGGCTTACCAGCCCTTGCTCCAGTAATGCTTCTTTTTTGGCACTATAATCCGTATCTTTTTGGTCCATACCTGTCCCCTCTTCCCCTTTATTCCACTATACTTCACCTTATCATGCTCACGGCAACAGAGCAATGACGTCCACATTTACATTCAAAGAATAGATATACAATAACATGTCGAAAAACAATA carries:
- a CDS encoding alpha-ketoacid dehydrogenase subunit beta, which codes for MAVMEYIDAIRLAMKEEMEKDETVFVLGEDVGVKGGVFTTTKGLMDQFGEQRVLDTPLAESAIAGVAIGAAMYGMKPIAEMQYSDFMLPATNQIISEAAKIRYRSNNDWSCPIVIRAPIGGGIFGGLYHSQCPESIFFGTPGLKIVAPFTPYDAKGLLKAAIRDPDPVLFFENKKSYKLIKGEVPDDDYIVPIGKANLLREGDDITVIGYSQPLHFVMQAAEELEKEEGITAHVVDLRTLQPLDRQAIIEAAKHTGKVLIVHEDNKTGGIGAEVSAIINEECLFELDAPIERLCAPDVPAMPISPPMEKFYMLNKDKVKEAMRRLAMY
- a CDS encoding thiamine pyrophosphate-dependent dehydrogenase E1 component subunit alpha, whose amino-acid sequence is MSSKGAVDAGFRHEQLGLTHGQVIDMYRYMLLARRFDERNMLLQRAGKINFHVSGIGQEAAQVGAAFALDREKDYFLPYYRDYGFVLAVGMTPRELMLSQFAKADDPNSGGRQMPGHFGSKRLRIVTGSSPVTTQVPHAVGVALAAKMQKKDFVSFVTFGEGSSNQGDFHEGCNFAGVQKLPVIIMCENNQYAISVPVHKQMAGKVSDRALGYGFPGIRVDGNDALAVYAAVKEARERAIRGEGPTLIEAMMYRLSPHSTSDNDLAYRTKEEVDENWAKDGVARMKNYLLECGIWDEAKDADLSAELLLEVKEAIEYADNAPFPKPEDTLLHVYADSDGEGR
- the lpdA gene encoding dihydrolipoyl dehydrogenase; amino-acid sequence: MTIHCDVAILGGGTGGYVAAIRAAQLGKEVVIIEKDKLGGTCLHRGCIPSKALLRSAEVYATIKESAQYGIETSGAQLVFPKVQERKEAVVEQLHQGVQFLMRKNKITVLSGKGRVIGPSIFSPKSGAVAVELEDGEMETIVPAHLIIATGSRPRVLPGLEPDGEFILSSDEALTMEELPASLIIVGGGVIGVEWASMLNDFGVEVTVVEAANRLIPTEDEDVSREMQRLLTKRGVKVLTGSQVLAETYGKDEEGVQIDVQKGDETETISASKLLISVGRQANVENIGLENTDIRVERGFISVNEHLQTNEPHIYAIGDCIGGLQLAHAASHEGLLAVHHLAGEVVHSIPNYLIPRCIYTRPEAASVGLTEQEARERGHQVKTGKFPFQAIAKSLVYGSRDGFVKVIADEKTNDILGVHMIGTHVTDLISEAALAQLLDATPWEVGQLAHPHPTLSEILGEAMLAVDGQAIGI